A region of Sphingomonas crusticola DNA encodes the following proteins:
- the nusB gene encoding transcription antitermination factor NusB encodes MKRGAGRSRSRSAARLAAVQALYQQEMEGTPLARLLDEFHRHRLGATIEDVEYTDAEVDFFDDVVRGAEARREEIDAAITKRLTSGWNLPRLDRPMRAILRAGTYELIARADVPTATIISEYVDVADAFYDKRETGFVNGLLDSVAKDVRV; translated from the coding sequence GTGAAGCGCGGCGCAGGACGGTCGCGCTCGCGCTCGGCCGCGCGGCTGGCGGCGGTGCAGGCCTTGTACCAGCAGGAGATGGAGGGCACGCCGCTGGCGCGGCTGCTCGACGAATTCCACCGCCACCGGCTCGGGGCGACGATCGAGGATGTCGAATATACCGATGCCGAGGTCGACTTTTTCGACGATGTCGTGCGTGGCGCCGAGGCACGGCGCGAGGAGATCGATGCCGCCATCACGAAGCGGCTGACGTCAGGCTGGAACCTGCCGCGGCTCGACCGGCCGATGCGCGCGATCCTGCGCGCGGGCACTTATGAGCTGATCGCCCGCGCCGACGTGCCGACCGCGACCATCATCAGCGAATATGTCGATGTCGCCGACGCCTTTTACGACAAGCGCGAAACGGGCTTCGTCAACGGGCTGCTGGATTCCGTAGCGAAGGACGTGCGGGTTTAA
- a CDS encoding RelA/SpoT family protein has translation MLRQYELVDRVLSYDPTADEALLNRAYVFSMAAHGSQKRANGDPYFSHPIEVAGILTDLHLDDETIATAILHDTVEDTLATPEQIEKSFGPSVARLVDGVTKLSKIEAQSDNERAAENLRKFLLAMSDDIRVLLVKLADRLHNMRTLKFIPSEEKRRRIARETMDIYAPLAERIGMYEFMKEMQTLAFAELEPEAYDSITKRLEQLKQGGGDQVARIASGIRLLLAQKGIKAEVEGREKHPYSIWRKMTERHISFEQLSDVMAFRVLVDETEQCYRALGLLHERWPMVPGRFKDYISTPKRNGYRSLHTAVMHHERVRIEIQIRTQKMHAEAEFGVAAHWAYKAGGMIQPDVNSRWIRDLVEILDHAASPEELLEHTRMAMYQDRIFAFTPQGELIQLPKGATPVDFAYAVHTDLGDQTVGAKINGRVVPLRTQIMNGDQVQILRSKAQEPQAAWMGFAATGKARAKIRRFVRQKEHAEMVALGRRFYDAIVSRMPATLSPDAQAEALKRLKLPDADRLMENIARGTLTDAQVMEALMPGSTGGLGANVRPSQQSAISMKGLTPGVAFTLAPCCTPVPGDRIVGVRRPDAAVEVHVIECPVLQAAPEGDWVDLAWGDGSDGGTARLCVIVRNQPGSLGIMAGILGTQGANIVNINLAERDESFHTFQVVIEVHDVAHLMRIVAALRAADGIVSAERMEPRAPLAA, from the coding sequence ATGTTGCGCCAATATGAGCTGGTCGATCGGGTCCTGAGTTACGATCCCACCGCCGACGAGGCCTTGCTCAACCGCGCCTATGTCTTTTCGATGGCGGCGCATGGCAGCCAAAAGCGCGCCAATGGCGACCCTTATTTCAGCCATCCGATCGAAGTCGCCGGTATCCTCACCGACCTCCACCTCGACGACGAAACCATCGCCACCGCGATCCTGCACGATACGGTCGAGGACACGCTCGCCACGCCCGAGCAGATCGAGAAGAGCTTCGGGCCCTCCGTGGCGCGGCTGGTCGACGGCGTCACCAAATTGTCGAAGATCGAGGCGCAGAGCGACAATGAGCGCGCCGCCGAGAATCTGCGCAAATTCCTGCTCGCCATGTCGGATGACATCCGCGTGCTGCTGGTCAAGCTTGCCGACCGGCTGCACAATATGCGGACGCTGAAATTCATTCCGTCGGAAGAAAAGCGCCGCCGCATCGCGCGCGAGACGATGGATATCTATGCGCCGCTCGCCGAGCGCATCGGCATGTACGAATTCATGAAGGAGATGCAGACGCTCGCCTTCGCCGAACTCGAGCCCGAAGCTTATGATTCGATCACCAAGCGGCTCGAGCAGCTCAAGCAGGGCGGTGGCGACCAGGTCGCGCGTATCGCCTCGGGCATCCGCCTGCTGCTAGCGCAGAAAGGGATCAAGGCCGAGGTCGAGGGGCGCGAGAAGCATCCTTATTCGATCTGGCGCAAGATGACCGAGCGCCACATCAGCTTCGAACAATTGTCCGATGTGATGGCGTTCCGCGTGCTCGTGGACGAAACCGAGCAATGCTACCGCGCGCTCGGCCTGCTGCACGAGCGCTGGCCGATGGTCCCGGGCCGGTTCAAGGATTATATCTCGACGCCCAAGCGCAACGGCTATCGCTCGCTCCATACCGCCGTGATGCACCATGAGCGGGTGCGCATCGAGATCCAAATCCGCACGCAAAAGATGCACGCCGAGGCCGAGTTCGGCGTCGCCGCGCACTGGGCCTACAAAGCAGGCGGCATGATCCAGCCCGACGTCAATTCGCGCTGGATCCGCGATCTCGTCGAGATCCTCGACCATGCCGCCAGCCCGGAGGAGCTGCTCGAACATACGCGCATGGCGATGTATCAGGATCGCATCTTCGCCTTCACGCCGCAGGGCGAGCTGATCCAGCTGCCCAAGGGCGCGACGCCGGTGGACTTTGCTTATGCGGTCCATACCGATCTCGGCGACCAAACGGTCGGCGCCAAGATCAACGGCCGGGTCGTGCCGCTGCGCACGCAGATCATGAATGGCGATCAGGTCCAGATCCTGCGCTCCAAGGCGCAGGAGCCACAGGCGGCGTGGATGGGTTTCGCCGCGACCGGCAAGGCGCGCGCCAAGATCCGCCGCTTCGTGCGTCAGAAGGAGCATGCCGAGATGGTCGCGCTCGGCCGGCGCTTCTACGACGCGATCGTCTCGCGCATGCCGGCAACGCTCTCGCCCGATGCGCAGGCAGAAGCGCTCAAGCGGCTCAAACTTCCGGACGCGGACCGTCTGATGGAGAATATCGCACGCGGCACGCTGACCGACGCGCAGGTGATGGAGGCGCTAATGCCGGGCTCGACCGGCGGGCTCGGCGCCAATGTCCGCCCGTCGCAGCAGAGCGCGATCTCGATGAAGGGGCTCACGCCCGGCGTCGCCTTTACGCTCGCACCCTGCTGCACGCCGGTGCCGGGCGACCGTATCGTCGGCGTGCGCCGCCCCGATGCGGCGGTGGAGGTGCATGTTATCGAATGCCCGGTGCTGCAGGCCGCGCCGGAGGGGGATTGGGTCGATCTCGCCTGGGGCGACGGCAGCGACGGCGGCACCGCGCGCCTGTGCGTGATCGTGCGCAATCAGCCGGGCTCGCTCGGCATCATGGCCGGCATTCTCGGCACGCAGGGCGCCAACATCGTCAATATCAACCTCGCCGAACGCGACGAGAGCTTCCACACCTTCCAGGTGGTGATCGAGGTCCACGATGTCGCCCATTTGATGCGCATCGTCGCCGCCCTGCGCGCGGCCGACGGGATCGTCAGCGCCGAACGAATGGAGCCGAGGGCGCCGCTGGCGGCTTGA
- a CDS encoding TonB-dependent receptor, with translation MARTAETKPSDWAKPAFLALSCVGFVSSAHAAVDAANDTAEADAADRPEVVVTGRHDDKPANVKLTAPLIDTPRSITILPETLIKDTGSASLVDALRTVPGITFGAAEGGNPIGDRPFIRGFDSQGSTYVDGVRDIGAQTREVFAIEQIEVVKGSDSVLGGRGSAGGTLNIVSKLPKLADFARGDVSYGNADYKRATIDVNHKLNDIIAVRVEGMWHDQDVAGRDAIWQKRWGIAPSITIGLGTPTRLTASYYHLHSNELPDSGLPYGYVCSATVCNAPAGDFVLSEPVHHVTTKGGITGTVPYSTFYGLKDRDFRKSNTDQFTMRAEHDFGSDIMLRNTARFSHTWQGYSFLLPDDSTGNVIGTTTTNATTGGVTQYTNGGYVWRRANTRAGVTNTLINQTDLTAKFDTGPLKHSVATGVEFSSEDAHRGTYVMATGSTISPRCNSNTIARYYCTSLFAPNPNDPWVNYASDTSSVPTPVVRSPGYGDIFNKGITRAAYLFDTVSFGDWLIANVGARYDDFTSTVRPGRATVTAPSIELRRRDRDWSYQAGLVAKPTRNSSLYVSYATSVTPPNSLLGEGSEQNSVGTTVTPLLDQLKPEKTKSLEAGAKADILGERLSLTAAVFRTESSNARVSIDANTVAFIGKKQVEGFELGFNGRIAKGWTIFGGYSYLDAKIKEAGLSALTAAAVPGQAAKTVYVPSINNGKRFPQTAKDSFTAWTTYETNAFSIGGGAFYTSRVFGGYSDNRTATQNAAGVVTINPATTILARSIPSYWRFDARASYKLDKHIELSVNAQNLTNKRYFNQAYASHYASVAPGRTVFGTLSVDY, from the coding sequence ATGGCCCGCACCGCCGAAACCAAGCCTTCCGACTGGGCCAAGCCCGCCTTCCTGGCGCTTTCCTGTGTCGGCTTCGTTTCCTCGGCGCACGCCGCGGTGGATGCCGCCAACGACACGGCCGAAGCGGACGCTGCCGACCGGCCTGAAGTCGTCGTCACCGGCCGCCACGATGACAAGCCCGCCAACGTCAAGCTGACCGCGCCGCTGATCGACACGCCGCGTTCGATCACGATCCTGCCTGAGACGCTGATCAAGGACACGGGTTCGGCCAGCCTGGTCGACGCGCTTCGCACCGTGCCCGGCATTACTTTCGGCGCTGCCGAAGGCGGCAACCCGATCGGCGACCGCCCTTTCATCCGCGGCTTCGACAGCCAGGGCTCGACCTATGTGGATGGCGTGCGCGACATCGGCGCGCAAACCCGCGAGGTCTTCGCGATCGAGCAGATCGAGGTGGTGAAGGGATCCGACAGCGTCCTCGGCGGGCGCGGCTCCGCCGGCGGCACGCTCAACATCGTTTCAAAGCTGCCCAAGCTCGCCGATTTTGCGCGCGGCGACGTCAGCTATGGCAATGCCGATTACAAGCGTGCCACGATCGACGTGAACCACAAGCTCAACGACATCATCGCGGTGCGGGTCGAGGGCATGTGGCACGACCAGGATGTCGCGGGGCGCGATGCGATCTGGCAGAAGCGCTGGGGCATCGCGCCGTCGATCACGATCGGGCTCGGCACGCCGACGCGGCTGACGGCATCCTATTACCATCTCCACTCGAACGAATTGCCCGACAGCGGGCTGCCTTACGGTTATGTCTGCTCGGCGACGGTCTGCAACGCACCGGCTGGCGACTTCGTCCTGTCGGAGCCGGTCCATCACGTCACCACCAAGGGTGGCATCACCGGAACCGTGCCTTATTCCACCTTTTACGGGCTCAAGGATCGCGACTTCCGCAAGTCCAATACCGACCAGTTCACGATGCGCGCCGAACATGATTTCGGCAGTGACATCATGCTGCGCAACACGGCGCGCTTCAGCCACACCTGGCAAGGCTATAGCTTCCTGCTGCCCGACGATTCGACCGGCAATGTGATCGGCACCACGACCACCAACGCCACCACCGGCGGCGTCACCCAATATACCAATGGCGGCTATGTCTGGCGGCGCGCCAATACCCGCGCCGGCGTCACCAACACCCTGATCAACCAGACCGATCTTACCGCCAAGTTCGATACCGGGCCGCTCAAGCATAGTGTCGCCACCGGCGTTGAGTTTTCGAGCGAGGATGCGCACCGCGGCACCTATGTGATGGCAACAGGATCGACGATCAGCCCGCGCTGCAATAGCAATACGATCGCGCGTTATTATTGCACGTCGCTGTTCGCCCCGAACCCCAATGATCCATGGGTAAATTACGCAAGCGACACGTCGAGCGTGCCGACGCCCGTCGTACGCAGCCCCGGCTATGGCGACATTTTCAACAAGGGCATCACGCGCGCCGCTTACCTGTTCGATACGGTTTCGTTCGGCGACTGGCTGATCGCCAATGTCGGCGCGCGTTATGACGATTTCACTTCGACCGTGCGGCCGGGTCGCGCGACCGTGACCGCGCCGTCGATCGAGCTGCGCCGCCGCGACCGCGACTGGAGCTATCAGGCAGGGCTCGTCGCCAAGCCGACCAGGAATAGCAGCCTGTACGTTTCCTACGCGACCAGTGTCACGCCGCCGAACAGCCTGCTGGGTGAGGGGTCGGAACAGAATTCGGTCGGAACGACCGTCACGCCCCTGCTCGACCAGCTCAAGCCGGAAAAGACCAAGTCGCTCGAGGCCGGCGCCAAGGCCGACATATTGGGCGAACGGCTGTCGCTGACCGCCGCCGTCTTCCGCACCGAGAGCAGCAATGCACGCGTATCGATCGACGCCAATACGGTTGCCTTCATCGGCAAGAAGCAGGTCGAGGGGTTCGAGCTCGGCTTCAACGGACGCATCGCCAAGGGCTGGACCATCTTCGGTGGTTATTCCTACCTCGATGCCAAGATCAAGGAAGCCGGCCTGAGCGCGCTGACGGCCGCCGCGGTGCCCGGCCAGGCGGCCAAGACGGTCTATGTGCCGTCCATCAATAACGGCAAGCGCTTCCCGCAGACCGCCAAGGACAGCTTCACGGCCTGGACAACCTACGAGACCAACGCCTTCTCGATCGGCGGCGGCGCCTTCTACACCAGCCGCGTGTTCGGCGGTTATAGCGACAACCGCACCGCCACCCAGAATGCGGCAGGCGTGGTGACGATCAACCCTGCAACGACAATATTGGCCCGCTCGATCCCAAGCTATTGGCGCTTCGATGCGCGGGCGAGCTACAAGCTCGACAAGCATATCGAGCTAAGCGTCAACGCGCAGAATTTGACCAACAAGCGCTACTTCAACCAGGCCTATGCCAGCCACTATGCCTCGGTTGCCCCGGGCCGCACCGTGTTCGGCACGCTGAGCGTCGATTATTGA
- a CDS encoding tetratricopeptide repeat protein, whose translation MADQAAIASINALSADELARRLSGPREDVAAFVREAAEAGSAEAQARLGQMLLDGDGIPPDPRQAFTWFERAANAGHLEAANMVGRCYDLGWGVPADKVRAAAWFRQAAARGLTWAKYNYATMLALGRGVPRDRAMALTLFSEAADDGYAKAHNFVGSFHEDGWVVAPDLAEAARRYAIAAAGGDFRGQFNHGRMLALRGETEDALHWMERAWDGGNARFRAQMIDYLLRQGEPYLSAIARLSGRAA comes from the coding sequence ATGGCGGACCAAGCGGCGATCGCAAGCATCAACGCGCTCAGCGCGGATGAGCTCGCGCGCCGCTTGTCCGGACCGCGCGAAGACGTCGCTGCCTTCGTGCGCGAAGCGGCCGAAGCCGGCTCGGCCGAGGCTCAGGCCCGGCTCGGCCAGATGCTCCTCGACGGCGACGGGATTCCCCCTGATCCGCGCCAGGCCTTCACCTGGTTCGAGCGCGCCGCCAATGCGGGCCACCTTGAGGCGGCCAACATGGTCGGGCGCTGCTACGATCTCGGCTGGGGCGTGCCGGCGGACAAGGTTCGGGCCGCCGCGTGGTTCCGTCAGGCAGCCGCGCGCGGCCTTACCTGGGCCAAATATAATTATGCGACGATGCTGGCGTTGGGCCGGGGTGTGCCGAGGGACCGGGCAATGGCGCTGACGTTGTTTAGCGAGGCCGCCGACGATGGTTATGCCAAGGCGCATAATTTCGTCGGCAGCTTTCATGAGGATGGCTGGGTGGTCGCACCCGACCTGGCGGAAGCCGCCCGCCGCTACGCGATCGCGGCAGCCGGCGGCGACTTTCGCGGCCAGTTCAATCATGGCCGCATGCTCGCCTTGCGCGGAGAAACCGAAGATGCGCTGCACTGGATGGAACGCGCCTGGGATGGCGGCAATGCCCGCTTCCGCGCGCAGATGATCGACTATCTGCTGCGCCAGGGCGAACCCTATTTGTCGGCCATCGCGCGGCTGAGCGGACGCGCCGCATGA
- a CDS encoding Fe2+-dependent dioxygenase translates to MIVIPQVIDSEMLRSMNDRLNAASWIDGNATSGHQSALAKANRQLPEDGAEARALGEIVLDALSRSPLFIAAALPLKVYPPLFNRYGVGEGFGDHVDSAVRIRSGSDFRVRSDLSATLFLSDPASYDGGELLAEGQAPIKLPAGDMIVYPASSVHRVTAVTRGTRTASFFWIQSMVRDHSARTMLFDLDRSIQELTASAGPGAPALVRLTGVYHNLLRRWAEL, encoded by the coding sequence ATGATCGTCATTCCGCAGGTCATCGATAGCGAAATGCTGCGCAGCATGAATGACCGGCTCAATGCAGCATCGTGGATCGACGGCAACGCCACCTCTGGCCATCAGTCCGCGCTGGCCAAGGCCAATCGCCAGCTTCCCGAGGATGGCGCCGAGGCGCGTGCACTGGGCGAGATCGTGCTGGACGCCCTCAGCCGCTCGCCGCTGTTCATCGCCGCCGCGCTGCCGCTGAAGGTCTATCCACCGTTGTTCAATCGCTACGGTGTCGGCGAAGGCTTTGGCGATCATGTCGACAGCGCTGTACGCATCCGCAGCGGGAGCGACTTCCGGGTGCGCAGCGACTTGTCGGCAACGCTCTTTCTGAGCGATCCCGCCAGTTATGACGGCGGGGAGTTGCTCGCCGAGGGCCAGGCGCCGATCAAGCTGCCGGCGGGCGATATGATTGTCTATCCGGCCTCGAGCGTGCATCGCGTGACGGCGGTCACGCGCGGGACGCGGACGGCGAGTTTCTTCTGGATCCAGTCGATGGTCCGCGACCACAGCGCGCGCACGATGTTGTTCGATCTCGACCGCTCGATCCAGGAACTGACCGCGTCGGCCGGTCCGGGCGCGCCCGCGCTGGTAAGACTGACCGGCGTCTATCACAATCTGCTGCGCCGTTGGGCGGAACTCTGA
- a CDS encoding PepSY-associated TM helix domain-containing protein, whose translation MTKVQLRNVWFQIHKWIGIILAIIFIPLSFTGSMLVWDEPLDRLLQPSHYAETGPAALPASAYVAAARQSLPAGSTIVSLAIGKGPVMVTATPPQPSKMRGPPLRLAAWIDPATGRLIDSGLSASPVLRWAHIFHGSLQIPGSGRAVVGWLGVLMLISSLTGIWLWWPLSGRWTRGFRWQRQPALDANLHHMIGFWISLPLALLSLTGVIIAWPQMMGGGGMRRPMSAPLATPQLTVDRALTAASVKGPVTITWPTDKTPWTIKPARGAPVKIDDATGTLATADNKPEPPRARPLYRRLHDGTNMGVIFQIVIFLAGIAPAILGVTGIIMWLRTRKWRGQVAQRRAGVRG comes from the coding sequence ATGACGAAAGTGCAGTTGAGGAACGTCTGGTTTCAGATCCACAAATGGATCGGCATCATCCTCGCGATCATATTCATCCCCCTATCCTTTACCGGATCGATGCTGGTGTGGGACGAGCCGCTCGATCGCCTGCTTCAGCCGTCGCATTATGCGGAAACCGGTCCTGCGGCTTTGCCCGCCTCGGCTTATGTCGCCGCCGCGCGCCAGAGCTTGCCCGCCGGCAGCACGATCGTCAGCCTGGCGATTGGAAAGGGCCCGGTGATGGTCACCGCCACGCCACCCCAGCCGAGCAAGATGCGCGGGCCGCCACTGCGGCTGGCGGCATGGATCGATCCCGCCACCGGTAGGTTGATCGACAGCGGGCTATCGGCCAGCCCGGTCCTGCGATGGGCGCACATCTTCCACGGCAGCCTTCAGATTCCAGGCTCCGGGCGGGCGGTCGTCGGCTGGCTCGGCGTGCTGATGCTGATCTCGTCCCTGACCGGCATCTGGTTGTGGTGGCCGCTGTCCGGGCGCTGGACGCGCGGCTTCCGCTGGCAGCGCCAGCCGGCGCTCGACGCCAATCTCCATCACATGATCGGCTTCTGGATATCGTTACCGCTGGCGTTGCTGTCGCTCACCGGCGTGATCATCGCGTGGCCGCAGATGATGGGCGGCGGCGGCATGCGGCGGCCGATGTCCGCGCCGCTCGCCACGCCGCAACTCACGGTCGATCGGGCGCTGACCGCCGCTTCCGTCAAAGGGCCGGTGACGATCACATGGCCGACCGACAAGACGCCGTGGACGATCAAGCCGGCGCGCGGCGCCCCTGTGAAGATCGATGATGCGACGGGCACGCTCGCAACCGCGGACAACAAGCCGGAGCCTCCGCGCGCGCGTCCGCTCTATCGGCGGCTCCACGACGGCACCAATATGGGCGTGATCTTCCAGATCGTCATCTTCCTGGCCGGAATTGCCCCCGCCATATTGGGCGTGACCGGCATCATCATGTGGCTGCGGACCCGCAAGTGGCGCGGGCAGGTCGCGCAGCGCCGCGCGGGCGTGCGCGGCTGA
- a CDS encoding ParB/RepB/Spo0J family partition protein — translation MSEVKRGLGRGLSSLLGEVAREQPIAGEAQRPAGIQMMSTARLTPNMAQPRRHFDDAAIDELAQSLRDRGLIQPIVVRPSEAGYYQIVAGERRWRAAQRAQLHEVPVIVRQMGDAETLEIAIIENIQRQDLNAIEEADAYHRLSRDYGHKQEAIAKLVGKSRSHIANLLRLLDLPMSVRQAVADGRLSMGHARALIGSADPEALAEQVIKRGLSVRETEQLARGGKAKRAEQPPRAAPAADADVAMLERQLRDQLGLKVSIAHTGKGGSVTIGYATLDQLDMVCQRLSGESI, via the coding sequence ATGAGCGAGGTCAAACGCGGGCTGGGCCGGGGGCTGTCGTCGCTGCTCGGCGAGGTTGCGCGCGAGCAACCAATCGCCGGGGAGGCGCAGCGCCCGGCCGGTATCCAGATGATGAGCACCGCCCGGCTCACCCCCAACATGGCTCAGCCGCGCCGCCATTTCGACGATGCCGCGATCGACGAACTCGCCCAATCGCTGCGCGATCGCGGCCTGATCCAGCCGATCGTCGTGCGCCCGTCCGAGGCGGGCTATTATCAGATCGTCGCGGGCGAGCGGCGCTGGCGGGCGGCCCAACGCGCCCAATTGCACGAAGTGCCGGTGATCGTCCGCCAAATGGGCGATGCCGAGACGCTGGAAATCGCGATCATCGAAAATATCCAGCGCCAGGACCTCAACGCGATCGAGGAGGCCGACGCCTACCACCGGCTTTCGCGCGATTACGGCCATAAGCAGGAGGCGATCGCGAAGCTGGTCGGCAAGTCGCGCAGCCATATCGCCAATCTCTTACGCCTGCTCGACCTGCCGATGAGCGTGCGCCAGGCGGTGGCCGACGGCCGGCTCAGCATGGGCCATGCGCGCGCCCTGATCGGGTCGGCCGATCCGGAGGCGCTGGCGGAGCAGGTCATCAAGCGCGGCCTCTCGGTTCGCGAAACCGAGCAACTGGCGCGTGGCGGCAAGGCCAAGCGCGCCGAACAGCCACCGCGCGCCGCCCCAGCGGCGGATGCCGATGTCGCGATGCTCGAGCGCCAGCTGCGCGACCAGCTCGGCCTGAAGGTCAGCATCGCCCACACCGGCAAGGGCGGCAGCGTGACGATCGGTTACGCCACGCTCGACCAGCTCGACATGGTCTGTCAGCGGCTCAGCGGCGAGAGCATCTAG
- a CDS encoding ParA family protein yields the protein MIRIAIANQKGGVGKTTTAINLATALAATGFRVLLIDFDPQGNASTGLGVERSARNVSVYQVLIGESGLLDAVIPTQVPRLDIVAATQDLAAAEVELADLPDRTHRLDRALAGSEARWDVCLIDCPPSLGLLTINALVAARSLLIPLQCEFFALEGMSQLLQTVERVRGRFNPDLSILGVALTMYDRRNRLSEQVAEDVRAVVGDLVFKTAVPRNVRLSEAPSHGLPALVYDHRCPGSEAYIALAGEMIARLPVPAVAA from the coding sequence ATGATCCGGATCGCGATTGCCAATCAGAAGGGCGGGGTCGGCAAGACCACCACGGCGATCAACCTCGCAACCGCACTGGCCGCGACCGGATTTCGCGTGCTGCTGATCGACTTCGATCCGCAGGGTAACGCCTCGACCGGCCTTGGGGTCGAGCGTTCCGCAAGAAATGTCTCGGTTTATCAAGTGCTTATCGGAGAGTCCGGTTTGTTGGACGCGGTCATCCCGACCCAAGTTCCGCGGCTCGACATCGTCGCCGCGACGCAAGACCTGGCGGCAGCCGAGGTTGAACTCGCCGATCTGCCGGATCGCACCCACCGGCTCGATCGGGCGCTCGCCGGGTCGGAGGCGCGCTGGGACGTCTGCCTGATCGATTGCCCGCCGTCGCTCGGCCTGCTCACCATCAATGCCCTAGTCGCAGCGCGCAGCCTGCTCATCCCGCTGCAATGCGAATTCTTTGCGCTAGAGGGGATGAGCCAGCTCCTGCAGACGGTCGAGCGCGTGCGCGGCCGCTTCAATCCGGATCTCTCCATCCTGGGCGTGGCGCTGACCATGTATGATCGCCGCAACCGCCTGTCGGAGCAGGTAGCGGAGGACGTGCGCGCCGTGGTCGGCGACCTAGTCTTCAAAACCGCCGTACCGCGCAACGTGCGCCTGTCGGAGGCGCCGAGCCACGGCCTGCCGGCCCTGGTCTACGATCACCGCTGCCCCGGCTCGGAAGCCTATATCGCGCTGGCGGGCGAGATGATCGCGCGCCTGCCGGTGCCGGCGGTGGCGGCATGA
- the rsmG gene encoding 16S rRNA (guanine(527)-N(7))-methyltransferase RsmG, protein MTEDEARSWLVARNVPRETFDAIERFIAFLRIQSTAQNLIAASTLDAIWARHIVDSAQLLDLAPDWNTWLDLGSGAGFPGLIVALLSEGRKVTLVESRAKRIAFLQGAALTAGIVDRVEIIGSALEKMKPRRFDVISARAFAPLDKLLTLATPFADKTTRWVLPKGRRAAEELEATHGSWQGVFELVPSVTDSEAAIIVATDVTPRKR, encoded by the coding sequence ATGACTGAGGACGAGGCCAGATCCTGGCTAGTTGCTCGCAATGTTCCACGTGAAACATTCGACGCGATCGAGCGCTTCATTGCCTTCCTGCGTATCCAGTCGACCGCGCAGAACCTTATCGCCGCTTCGACGCTTGATGCGATTTGGGCCCGCCATATAGTCGACTCCGCGCAGCTGCTCGATCTTGCGCCCGATTGGAATACATGGCTCGACCTGGGCTCCGGGGCAGGGTTTCCCGGGTTGATCGTTGCCCTGCTGAGCGAAGGCCGAAAGGTGACATTGGTCGAATCGCGCGCCAAGCGCATTGCCTTCTTGCAGGGCGCGGCCTTGACCGCAGGTATCGTCGACCGGGTCGAGATCATCGGCAGCGCGCTCGAAAAGATGAAGCCGCGCCGCTTCGACGTCATCAGCGCGCGTGCGTTCGCGCCGCTGGACAAGCTGCTGACGCTGGCGACACCGTTCGCCGATAAAACCACACGGTGGGTATTACCGAAGGGGCGGAGGGCGGCGGAGGAACTGGAAGCGACGCACGGATCGTGGCAGGGTGTGTTCGAACTCGTTCCGAGCGTCACCGATTCCGAGGCGGCGATCATCGTCGCTACGGACGTCACTCCGAGGAAGCGCTGA